The segment GACGCTGAAGTCGCTGCCGAAGGACAAAGTGATCTATACGTATTGTGCGGTGGGACGTCGGGCGGCGTACTGCGCCACGCTGTTGGCCGAACAAGGCTATCAAGTGCAGCCGCTGAAGTTGGGCTACAAGGATTTGATTGGCGCCGGATTCCCGCAGGCGATGGAGTAGCGGCGAAGTGCCGGATGATTTTCCTGAGTGGGCGGCCTACGCCAAGCCGAGCGTCACGCTAATCGGTCTGATTCTACTCTGGACGTGGGAGTCGTTTCATCCGCTGGTGGAGTATCGGCGTGGTCGCTGGTCGCACGCCGCGCGGAACGTCGTCATCGCGCTGATCAACGCGGCGATGCTGGCGATCTTGTTCGGGACGATCACCGTGGCGGTCGTTCAGTGGGGCCAACTGCGACAATGGGGACTGCTGCCTTGGCTGGCGGCGCCGCCGCTGTTGAGATTCGCGCTGGCGATCGTGCTGCTTGATTTCTGGATGTACGTGTGGCATCGGCTGAACCACCGCGTCCCCCTGCTCTGGCGATCGCACCGGATGCATCACGCCGACTTTGCGATGGACGTGACGTCGGCGACGCGATTTCATCTGTTTGAGCAATTGGCGGCGGCGACGCTACGGCTCGGCGTGCTGTTACTGCTGGGGATTGGGCTGCTGGAGTTGCTCGTCTACGAGACGCTGGTCGTGGCGATCACGATGTTTCACCACGCGAACATTACGCTCGGTTGGCTCGATCGGCCGCTGCGGTGGCTGATCGTCACGCCGCGATTCCATCAGATTCATCACTCGCGCGAGCGGATCGAGACGAACTCGAATTACTCGGTTCTCTTCTCGGTTTGGGATCGGGTGTTCGGCTCTTATCAAATGCGCGGCGATGCGGAGCCGGTCGACTATGGGCTCGACGAATTCGACGATGATCGTTGGCGGTCGCTCTTGGGGATGTTGCGGATGCCGTTCGCTGCGCTAGTCGGCGACGTCATCCCCGAACAGGATCATCCCAATGGCGAACAGCGAAACGCCGATCGCGCCGGCGAGATAGCCGGCATGCAGTTTTTGGGTCAGGTCGGGAATGCCGAAGCTGACGCCGAACAGGACGACGGCCGCCGCGGTCCAGGCGAATAGGCTAAGTCGCCATGAGCCGAAGAAGGCGGAGCCGAGCAGCACCAGCCCGGCGACGCCTGCCGCAAAGCTGGAGACGAACTTCGCCATATCGGCAGTGACCATCGGCAGCTCCAGCGTCTGGAAGGTTCGCTGGGTATCGAGGGCCGACGCCAGGTCGCCGCTGAACAGTTCATTCTGATGGAGCCAGAGGGTGCAGCCGGCCAGCAGTAACGCGCCGACAAGGATGCGGAGCGGCGCGCCGGTAACCAGGGCCAGCGGCATCGCCAGCAATCGCTGGGCCGAATTGATGGAGGAGGTCGGCTGGGGAGTGCGAGCCTCGCTCAGCAATTGCTTCATCCGGCTGCGGCGCAGGGCCGCCGCTTTCCGCGGATCGAGCGACGCGGCCTGATCAGGATCATACGCCGTTTCCCGCTGATGGATCGCTTCGTCGACCATCGCCTGAGCGGCACGGGCGGCGACCTCTTCCGCTTCGTCTTCCGAAATCCCTTCCGCTTGCAGGCGTTTCGCTTCGATCGCGGCCAAGTGACGACGCTCGCGAGCTTCTTTGGCGGCAAGAATGCGGCGATCGCAGAAGCGGATGATTGGATCACGCCACGCGGCGAAGGTTCGATTCTTTTCGGAGTCGCCGGTGCGACTCGAAAAGTCGCGAGCATGGATCTTGGCCTGATAGCCGAAGAGTTCTTCAAACGCTTCTTCCCAATCGACGCCCGCATATTTGACGACGAAGGTGCGGAGCTCCGATTCGTCGAGGCCGCGGAGACGGAGCGACTTGAGCAGTTGTTCGATTTTTTCCCTCGCCAGCCGGCGTTGCTTGTGGAGGAGTCGATCGACCGTGAAGTAGTAGGCGGCCGCGACGGCGACCGCCAGCACGGCGCCTCCGGCGGCGGCCAGAAGTGTGCCGGTCGCCATCAGCAGCAGCGCCGCCAGCATCGCCCCTCCCAGGTATTTCACCCAATCGAGCAGCGACGAAGAGAAGAGAAACTGACGCAGTTTGCGATAGAGAAAGTTGCCTGACAGGATGCCGGAGGTCGTGAGGTAAGCCAGCGGCGTGACGATCGCCATCGTGAGCGCGGCGACAAATGCGCTTCCCATGCCGAAGAGGACGCCGCCGAGCATCACGGCGACCAGGATGCCGGCAAAAGCGAGTAGACAGGACTTTCGCAGCGGGCCGGCCGACGCGGCGTTGAACTGATTGACGCCGGCTTCCAGCATCTCGACATGTTGCTGTCCCGGCGAGAAGGAGCCGGTTGGTCCCATGCCAAGGTATTCTTCCAGCTTGCGAATCACTTCGGCCAGACTCGACGCCCGCTGGTCAGGATCTTTGGCGACCATCCGCATTGTGACGTCGGCCAACTGTTTCGGCACATGCTTGGCGACGGCGTCCGGACGGACGATCGGCTCTTCGAGATGCTTGGTAATGACCTCCAGCGCGGTGGCGCCGTCGAATGGCGGTCGCCCGGTCAGCAACGCGTAGAAGGTGCAGCCGAGTGAATATATATCGGCCCGATGATCGACGCTCGACGCGTCGCGGGCTTGTTCCGGCGGCATGTAGGCGGGCGTTCCCATCGACATGTTGGCGACGGTCGTGCTGGCGCTCCGTTTCTTGAGAAGTTCTTGATCAACGTCGCCGCCGCGCGATTCTTCTTCGTCGGGAAGCTTGACCAGACCCAGGTCGGCGACCTTCACCACGCCCTGGTTGTTGACCATCAAGTTGTCGGGCTTCACGTCGCGGTGGATGATGCCGCGCTGGTGGGCGAATTGCAGACCGCGGGCCGCTTGCAGGATGTAACCGACGGCGACGTCCCGATCGAGTCGGCCGGTCTCTTTCAGCACGGCGCCGAGCGATTGCCCGTCGACCAGTTCCATGCTGAAGAAGTGGACTCCTTCATCTTCTCCCATGTCGTAGATCTGTACGATGTTGTGATGCGTCAGCTGAGCGGCGGCGTACGCTTCGCGGGTGAAACGCGAGATGAAAACCGGATTGGAGGCCCACTTGGCCTGGATCGTTTTGACGGCGACTTCGCGATCGAGCGACTTTTGCCGCGCCAGATAAACGGCCCCCATGGCGCCTTTGCCCAAGATGCGAATCAGCCGATAGCCGGCCAACGATTGGGGCATCGGTTGTTCGGCGGCCGATTCCTCTTCGTCCGCTTCTTCGGGCAAGACGGCGGCGGTGGCCAACGTGACGACGGCGCCGTCAAGTTCGGTCGGACGATGGGGCAGCGTTTCCGAGAACTGTTGCGGCTCGACCGGGGCCGGAACGAAGTCGTCCGATTCTTCGGGCTCGTCATAGTTGGGACGGCCGAGGACCGGTTCGTCCTCCTCTTCCTCGTCCTCCTCCTCGCCAGGAGTGACGTGGGTGATCGACTCTTCGTCGTCCGATACGAGTGAGTATTCGTCGCCAGCGAAGGTTTGCAGCGCTTCGCTGTCGCTATCCGCCGCGTGTCCGTTTGTCGCGTGGAACGGCAGCGCGTCCTCCTCGTCATCGTCTAGTCGCGTCGCTACGGGAAGAGTCGCGGATGCGTCGATCGCCGTCACGTGAGTCGCGGGACGATTCCTCTTTTTCATCCCCAGCGACTCACGCATCTCCTGGCGGATTTCTTTCAGCGTCTTGACGACCACTTCTTCGTCGGCGGCGTCATCGGAAGGAACGCCGACATAGAAGAGCTGCCGGCAACTGCGACATTGCGGGCGGTAATGTCCCATGGCGATATTCGTCACTTCCATCGACGATCGGCAATGAGGACATTTCAACCACATAGGTCATTCGCTAAAGACGACGCGACGACAGCTTGCCCGCGGCTGGGAAAATAGGGACGCCTGCGTCGCCTAGAATAGTCGATGGGCATGAAGAAAGCGTGAAGCTCAGGCGTCGACTCGGACTACGCGACCGTCAAAGAGAATCGCTGCTCGCCGCAGTGGAAGTAGCCGCCACGTCCAATATTCAGTTCTTTAATACGAAGCCAGATGCCGTTTAGCGATTTGGCGTCGTCAATGATCCAACGCCCCTGCTTGTCTTGATAGATGCGGGCATGTTGTGGACTGACGGTCGGATCGTTCACCAGGATCGAACATTGCACCGGATCGCTGCCGATCCAATGTTCCTTCTTGGTCAGCTTATGGCGTTTGCCGTTGCCATCGTAGTTAATTTCCTGCAAACAAGGAACGAGCTCATCCATTCCTTCCTGGGCTACGTCAAGTAGTTCTTTTTCCCCTTGGATCGTTGCGCCGATGTTTCCGTCGGCCCGCGGTGGGATTTGTCCAAAGCGTTTACCGCCGATCATCATCACCTGATTCGGCTTGACGATGATCTGCGTTGCGCGGACGAAGGTGCCATTGGTCGAACCGAGGTCGCGCAGCACCCAATCAAAGCCGCCGGGGCGTTCGCGGCGCTGAATTTCTAGATGCCGACTGGAAATTTGGCTGTCGTGCGGGATGATAAGATCCCCTTCAGTTCGTCCGATGATGAACGAGGATTTTCGGATCCGAATTACATCTCCAGTTTCGGCGCCGTCGTCGTAAACGATCAACTTGGCCATCGGCGGACGGAGCGTGGGACGATAGCGGGCGACCTCCGAGCTGCGACCTTCGTCAATCAGGGCATCTTCTTCCCCGATGCCAAACAAGGTCGACTGTCCTGGATGTTTCGATGACATGTTCGCGCGTTTCAGGTGAAGCGAAGTTGAATTTTGGAAGACGACGTTTGGGCCTGAGGCGTCTATTTTAGTGACGAAAATCAGACGGGGATCGTTCGTTTATCCTCCGTTCATGGTAACTTCATCATTTTGACACGTGCGACAGACCTGTGGATAGAGTGGAACTGACAATAATTGGCGGCGGCGCCGCTGGGCTGATGGCGGCGATTTGGGCTGCACGCACCAATCCTGATCGGCGGATTGTGGTGCTGGATGGGGCTGCTCGACTCGGGGCGAAAATCTTGATCGCCGGGGGCGGTCGCTGCAATGTCACGCACTATCAGGTCACGGCCGACGACTTTTGCGGCGGAAGTCGCAACGCGATCAAGAAGTTGTTGGCTCGTTTTCCGGCCGAAGCGACGGTGGAGTTATTCGCAGAACTGGGCGTTCGACTGAAACGAGAAGAGACCGGCAAACTCTTTCCAACGACCAATCGCGCCCAAACGGTCCTCGACGCTCTGATCAACGAGGCTCGCCGCTTGAACGTTTCGATCCTCACCAAACGCCGCGTCACCCGCTTGGCCAAAAATGAGGATGGGACATTTTCGATCAGCGGCGAGTGGGGGGAGATCGTTTCGCCGCATGTGATCTTGGCGACCGGCGGGAAGAGCGTTCCGAAGACCGGATCGGATGGATTTGGCTGGGAGTTAGCGAAACGACTTGGCCACACGCTGACTCCGCGGATTTTTCCAGCGCTAGTTCCGCTCGTCGCGGCCGACGATTGGCGTCCCAAAGAACTCTCCGGCGTAAGTCTCCCGGCCGAACTCTCGGTCCATAGTGGATCCGGCAAACGACTGCGGAGCGTGACCGGCGACTTGCTCTTTACGCATCGCGGTCTATCGGGACCGGCGGTGCTCGATATCAGTCGGCACTTTCTCGACGCGCTTCAAGACGATCCGCAAACCCAGCTGAGGGCCAATTGGCTGCCGGGGGAAAAGAGCGAAGAGTTTGATGCAGAGTTGCAAGCGTTGGGGCCTGCAAGCATTCGAAAGCTGCTCCGCGAAAAACTGCCGGCTCGGTTGGCCGACTTGCTGCTGGAGCTGGCCGAAATCGATCCCGAACGAACCGGAGACCAGCTGGATCGCGCCGCCCGGCAGCGGCTGGTCCGAATGACGACGGCGATGGAAACGCCGATCGTCGGTAATCGCGGTTTCGCCGTCGCCGAAGCGACCGCCGGCGGCATTCCGCTCGATCAGATCCAGCTGAAGACGATGGAGTCGCGCGTTTGCCCAGGGCTGTTTCTCTGCGGCGAAATCTGCGACGTCGACGGACGCATCGGCGGATTTAATTTCCAATGGGCCTGGTCGAGCGGTCACGTAGCGGGGGTTTCGGCCTGATAAATACGGTCGACCGCCGTTGGTCGTTATAACCGGTACGATCGCCAGGTGGTTCGCGGCAGTTTGCTACGGGAAAGCCCGTGCGAAGCTTGAAATACGACATATCTTTGAACTATGCCGCTTGCGCGTTAACGGCGATAGGCCCGCGCAAAGAGAGGATCGTGACTCATCGGGAAGAAGGAGAGTGCCGGCATGACGGTGGCGACGCTCAAAGTGTTGAATGAAGAGGCGCTGGATATCTTGATCCAGCGAGTAGAGGAGGTCTCTTCACTTCCCCAAATTGCCATCCAGGCGATGGGGATCGCAAGCACGGAAGAATCGAGCGCATCGGACCTGACGGCGGTAATTGAGTGCGACGTCGCGCTATCGGCTCGCGTGCTGAAGCTCGTAAACTCGTCGGCGTTCGGTCTGCGAAATAAGGTTACCAACCTCCAGCAAGCGATCGCCTACCTCGGCATGAAGCAAGTGCGCAACCTGGCGATTACGGCCAGCGTGAGCGAACTGTTTCAAGGGGGGGACAAGATCGGCCGCTATAGTCGATCGGGACTTTGGGAACATATGGTCGCCGTCGGAATTGCGGCCCGCATGTTCGCCAAGAGGCATCGCATCGGCGATCCAGAGGACGCGTTCATCGCGGGTCTCTTGCACGATCTAGGGATCGTGATTCTGGATCAGTTTCTGAACACCCGCTTCGAGATGATGCTTTCGGCGATGACCGCGCAACAAGTGCAGGTACGCTGGGAGCAGCAATACTTCGGCTTCGATCACACCGAATTTGGCGAGCGAGTCGCTCGTCACTGGAAGTTTCCAGAACCGGTGATCGACACGATTCGCTATCACCACATGGCGGGCGTCTATCGCGGTCCCAACTCGCAGCTGATCAAAGCGGTCGAAATGGGAAACATGGCGATGACCGAAGTCGGCATCACATCGCTCGGCGCCAAGTACAACCGACTTTCGATGGCCGCTCTGAATAACTTCGACATGACGATCGGCGACTTGTCGCGGTTCGGCGAAGAGGTGAAGGTCGAGCTGACGAAGTACCACGATTGGCTCGTCTATTAGTCTGAGCGAATCTTTTCTCGACCAATGCAAAGGCCGCCGTTTGCCCGAAAGGGAAATGACGAGGCTCGTCAGGCGAACGGCCAGATCACCTGTGCAAAAGGGACGGAGACAATGAGAATCGACTTCGATTTTTAAACGCTACTTTCGGCATAGATAAAAGCAGTGGGAGCGCTCTCTTCGCCCCTCTGGACGCTTGGCTTGGGGAGTTTTGTCGTTCTGACGACGCTGACTCAGCCCATTCGCAAAACTGCTTAATTCGCAGGGAGACCTTTTCGGCGAAACGCCCGCGTCGCTGAAAACGCGGGGATCTACAGACGAAGCGAATGTGATAGGATAGAGCCGCTTCAGATATTATTTTTCGCTGCTCTGCTGCGGCGACATGCGACAGCCGATCAAGTAAAGGCCGCGGAATCTTCCCGGCCGACGACCAGCGAGCCCTTTCGTAGAGTGCTGACTTTTCCGTTCTCTTTCGTCGGACATCGATACATGACCTCTTCGTTGCGGATGTTTCTCGGATCGGTTTTGCTGATTTCGATGCTG is part of the Blastopirellula sediminis genome and harbors:
- a CDS encoding serine/threonine-protein kinase, translated to MWLKCPHCRSSMEVTNIAMGHYRPQCRSCRQLFYVGVPSDDAADEEVVVKTLKEIRQEMRESLGMKKRNRPATHVTAIDASATLPVATRLDDDEEDALPFHATNGHAADSDSEALQTFAGDEYSLVSDDEESITHVTPGEEEDEEEEDEPVLGRPNYDEPEESDDFVPAPVEPQQFSETLPHRPTELDGAVVTLATAAVLPEEADEEESAAEQPMPQSLAGYRLIRILGKGAMGAVYLARQKSLDREVAVKTIQAKWASNPVFISRFTREAYAAAQLTHHNIVQIYDMGEDEGVHFFSMELVDGQSLGAVLKETGRLDRDVAVGYILQAARGLQFAHQRGIIHRDVKPDNLMVNNQGVVKVADLGLVKLPDEEESRGGDVDQELLKKRSASTTVANMSMGTPAYMPPEQARDASSVDHRADIYSLGCTFYALLTGRPPFDGATALEVITKHLEEPIVRPDAVAKHVPKQLADVTMRMVAKDPDQRASSLAEVIRKLEEYLGMGPTGSFSPGQQHVEMLEAGVNQFNAASAGPLRKSCLLAFAGILVAVMLGGVLFGMGSAFVAALTMAIVTPLAYLTTSGILSGNFLYRKLRQFLFSSSLLDWVKYLGGAMLAALLLMATGTLLAAAGGAVLAVAVAAAYYFTVDRLLHKQRRLAREKIEQLLKSLRLRGLDESELRTFVVKYAGVDWEEAFEELFGYQAKIHARDFSSRTGDSEKNRTFAAWRDPIIRFCDRRILAAKEARERRHLAAIEAKRLQAEGISEDEAEEVAARAAQAMVDEAIHQRETAYDPDQAASLDPRKAAALRRSRMKQLLSEARTPQPTSSINSAQRLLAMPLALVTGAPLRILVGALLLAGCTLWLHQNELFSGDLASALDTQRTFQTLELPMVTADMAKFVSSFAAGVAGLVLLGSAFFGSWRLSLFAWTAAAVVLFGVSFGIPDLTQKLHAGYLAGAIGVSLFAIGMILFGDDVAD
- a CDS encoding FHA domain-containing protein, whose amino-acid sequence is MSSKHPGQSTLFGIGEEDALIDEGRSSEVARYRPTLRPPMAKLIVYDDGAETGDVIRIRKSSFIIGRTEGDLIIPHDSQISSRHLEIQRRERPGGFDWVLRDLGSTNGTFVRATQIIVKPNQVMMIGGKRFGQIPPRADGNIGATIQGEKELLDVAQEGMDELVPCLQEINYDGNGKRHKLTKKEHWIGSDPVQCSILVNDPTVSPQHARIYQDKQGRWIIDDAKSLNGIWLRIKELNIGRGGYFHCGEQRFSLTVA
- a CDS encoding BaiN/RdsA family NAD(P)/FAD-dependent oxidoreductase, whose translation is MELTIIGGGAAGLMAAIWAARTNPDRRIVVLDGAARLGAKILIAGGGRCNVTHYQVTADDFCGGSRNAIKKLLARFPAEATVELFAELGVRLKREETGKLFPTTNRAQTVLDALINEARRLNVSILTKRRVTRLAKNEDGTFSISGEWGEIVSPHVILATGGKSVPKTGSDGFGWELAKRLGHTLTPRIFPALVPLVAADDWRPKELSGVSLPAELSVHSGSGKRLRSVTGDLLFTHRGLSGPAVLDISRHFLDALQDDPQTQLRANWLPGEKSEEFDAELQALGPASIRKLLREKLPARLADLLLELAEIDPERTGDQLDRAARQRLVRMTTAMETPIVGNRGFAVAEATAGGIPLDQIQLKTMESRVCPGLFLCGEICDVDGRIGGFNFQWAWSSGHVAGVSA
- a CDS encoding HDOD domain-containing protein; its protein translation is MTVATLKVLNEEALDILIQRVEEVSSLPQIAIQAMGIASTEESSASDLTAVIECDVALSARVLKLVNSSAFGLRNKVTNLQQAIAYLGMKQVRNLAITASVSELFQGGDKIGRYSRSGLWEHMVAVGIAARMFAKRHRIGDPEDAFIAGLLHDLGIVILDQFLNTRFEMMLSAMTAQQVQVRWEQQYFGFDHTEFGERVARHWKFPEPVIDTIRYHHMAGVYRGPNSQLIKAVEMGNMAMTEVGITSLGAKYNRLSMAALNNFDMTIGDLSRFGEEVKVELTKYHDWLVY